A single Triticum dicoccoides isolate Atlit2015 ecotype Zavitan chromosome 2A, WEW_v2.0, whole genome shotgun sequence DNA region contains:
- the LOC119355637 gene encoding BTB/POZ domain-containing protein At2g24240-like: MAARPGRGGRVRFNVGGQAFETTTTTLANAGRDSMLGALLDASWNVPCAGGEDAAAEYFIDRNPACFAVLLDLLRTGSLHVPPHLPEKLLYREALYYGLLDHVRAARWGSFDGDRLRLASSVPGRAPGDGTAVRAAPDGGCCVAHGGAVHVYNWMLDERRPVSLDHSQVNDVAYLDASTLLIAARERLGKCDGGMAAFSAVSGDLRHRFRVQHDRQAKSFTAGALAFDRDSRIFASCKGRLNEYGVGVWDSATGEQADFFYEPPGCALGDADRLQWLDATNALMVATLFPKTDNCSIGLLDFRDKSVAWSWSDAGTAASLEEKRVLHAIAMEDERSVCVINQYDDLGFLDLRSNAGAVRWSSRSKLMNRKAPGEESCYPKLATHGGQLFSSMNDSISVFSGPEHVLTSTLRRSYGGAICDFSIGGDRLFALHNEENVFDVWETPPPPII; this comes from the coding sequence ATGGCGGCGAggccgggacgaggcggccgcgtgcGCTTCAACGTGGGCGGGCAGGCGTTtgaaaccaccaccaccacgctcgcCAACGCCGGCCGCGACTCCATGCTCGGCGCGCTGCTCGACGCCTCCTGGAACGTGCCTTGCGCCGGAGGGGAGGACGCGGCCGCCGAGTACTTCATCGACCGCAACCCGGCGTGCTTCGCGGTGCTGCTCGACCTGCTCCGCACGGGCAGCCTCCACGTCCCGCCGCACCTCCCGGAGAAGCTGCTCTACCGGGAGGCGCTCTACTACGGCCTCCTCGACCACGTCCGCGCCGCGCGCTGGGGGAGCTTCGACGGCGACCGCCTGCGCCTCGCGTCCTCCGTGCCCGGCCGCGCCCCCGGGGACGGCACGGCCGTCCGCGCCGCGCCCGACGGCGGCTGCTGCGTCGCGCACGGGGGCGCCGTGCACGTCTACAACTGGATGCTCGACGAGCGCCGCCCGGTCTCGCTCGACCACTCGCAGGTCAACGACGTCGCCTACCTCGACGCGTCCACGCTCCTCATCGCCGCGCGCGAGCGGCTCGGCAAGTGCGACGGCGGGATGGCCGCCTTCTCCGCCGTCTCCGGGGACCTCCGCCACCGCTTCCGCGTCCAGCACGACCGCCAGGCCAAGTCCTTCACCGCCGGCGCGCTGGCGTTCGACAGGGACTCGAGGATCTTCGCCAGCTGCAAGGGCCGCCTCAACGAGTACGGCGTCGGCGTCTGGGACAGCGCCACCGGCGAGCAGGCCGACTTCTTCTACGAGCCCCCCGGCTGCGCCCTGGGCGACGCCGACAGGCTCCAGTGGCTGGACGCCACCAACGCGCTCATGGTGGCCACGCTGTTCCCGAAGACGGACAACTGTTCCATCGGCCTGCTGGATTTCCGGGACAAGAGCGTGGCCTGGTCGTGGTCCGACGCCGGCACGGCCGCGTCGCTGGAGGAGAAGCGCGTGCTCCACGCCATCGCCATGGAGGACGAGCGGTCCGTGTGCGTCATCAACCAGTACGACGACCTCGGGTTCCTGGACCTGAGGAGCAACGCCGGCGCCGTGCGGTGGAGCTCCCGGAGCAAGCTGATGAACCGGAAGGCGCCCGGCGAGGAGAGCTGCTACCCGAAGCTGGCGACGCACGGCGGGCAGCTCTTCTCGTCGATGAACGACAGCATCTCCGTGTTCAGCGGGCCCGAGCACGTGCTGACGTCGACGCTGAGGCGGAGCTACGGCGGCGCCATCTGCGACTTCTCCATCGGAGGCGACCGCCTCTTCGCCCTGCACAACGAGGAGAACGTGTTCGACGTCTgggagacgccgccgccgccgatcatcTGA